From one Streptomyces sp. NBC_01478 genomic stretch:
- a CDS encoding nucleotide-binding domain-containing protein → MKTSEIFETLLQNLKVGETATTVASRRDEIAKALNKDFRDKDGCTDYKLMVGSFGRHTAIKGVSDLDMIFILPPGIRSSYEGDTGPRRILERVRDDLKARYKNTEIRVDQCVVRVRFTSNAFKFEVQPAFENADGSFDYPDTKAEGWKVTKPREEIVATKECNDRTSTNMRHLARMARAWKNANGVNVGGLLIDTLVYNFFDQTDDYDAAGTGSFDLMARDFFEFLKDQPEQEYYLALGSRQRVHVKAKFQPKAKKTYNRCLEAIADEGKTSANKKWREVFGTSVPLAKSASESSRSFRDTEEFIEDEFPVDVSESVSIDCEVTQAGWRPTWLRAMRHGGILLKADKSLRFVVTSCSVEEPYTLKWKVLNRGPEAERRDKIRGQIVDSSKRGVRIEHSDFKGEHVVECYVVKDGVVVARDRIDVPVSNTSVKTANVL, encoded by the coding sequence ATGAAGACCTCAGAGATCTTCGAAACGCTGCTCCAGAACCTGAAGGTCGGGGAGACGGCCACGACGGTCGCCTCGCGCCGGGACGAGATCGCGAAGGCGCTCAACAAGGACTTCCGCGACAAGGACGGCTGCACCGACTACAAGCTGATGGTCGGTTCGTTCGGCAGGCACACCGCGATCAAGGGAGTGTCCGACCTCGACATGATCTTCATCCTCCCGCCCGGGATCCGGTCGAGCTACGAGGGGGACACCGGCCCGCGGAGGATTCTCGAGAGGGTCCGCGACGACCTCAAGGCGCGGTACAAGAACACGGAGATCCGTGTCGACCAGTGCGTCGTCCGAGTGCGGTTCACGTCCAACGCCTTCAAGTTCGAGGTCCAGCCGGCATTCGAGAACGCCGATGGCAGCTTCGACTACCCGGACACGAAGGCTGAGGGCTGGAAGGTCACCAAGCCGCGCGAGGAGATCGTTGCGACCAAGGAGTGCAACGACCGCACCTCGACGAATATGCGCCACCTCGCCCGGATGGCACGGGCATGGAAGAACGCGAACGGCGTAAACGTGGGCGGCCTGCTCATCGACACCCTCGTCTACAACTTCTTCGACCAGACCGACGACTACGACGCAGCGGGCACAGGCTCGTTCGACCTCATGGCCCGCGACTTCTTCGAATTCCTCAAAGATCAGCCAGAGCAGGAGTACTACCTGGCGCTGGGCAGCCGACAGCGGGTCCACGTCAAGGCGAAGTTCCAGCCGAAGGCGAAGAAGACGTACAACCGATGCCTCGAGGCGATCGCGGACGAAGGCAAGACGTCCGCCAACAAGAAGTGGCGCGAGGTCTTCGGCACGTCGGTGCCGCTGGCGAAGAGCGCGAGCGAGTCGTCCCGGTCGTTCAGGGACACCGAGGAGTTCATCGAGGACGAGTTCCCGGTCGACGTGTCCGAGAGCGTGTCCATCGACTGCGAGGTCACGCAGGCCGGATGGCGTCCGACCTGGCTCCGCGCGATGCGTCACGGCGGGATCCTGCTCAAGGCCGACAAGAGCCTGAGGTTCGTGGTCACCAGCTGTTCGGTCGAGGAGCCCTACACGCTGAAGTGGAAGGTGCTCAATCGCGGTCCGGAAGCCGAGCGGCGGGACAAGATCCGCGGCCAGATCGTCGACTCGAGCAAGCGAGGAGTCCGCATCGAGCACTCGGACTTCAAGGGCGAGCACGTCGTCGAGTGCTACGTCGTCAAGGACGGGGTCGTCGTCGCCCGGGACCGGATCGACGTGCCGGTCAGCAATACGAGCGTCAAGACGGCGAACGTCTTGTAG
- a CDS encoding recombinase family protein has protein sequence MTVPQEASPSDADDVERHPCPRCRAEPGSPCRSRSGAVAVAGTYHTGRFTKVPRLAKLLRVPTPADRGPGQPWRPGTPVPLTLAPDTPSADIRIGYARCSTLTQELQSQLDALAKHGIPRDKVFSEKISTRVRVRPRFEAALALARQIKAHAPHCRVIFTVYEMKRLGRDAAELTALADHLTAHGLVLEMLAGPLPGMYDPSGPGRLLFAFFAAMAETERENIRESTLEGLDTAARKGKHGGRPPVITEDMLHTVLRRQANGESVEQIQPDLIIPTGKRKGQAPSVASIYRALAEHEKKEAYPEAIETAHADFAALQQRDHSPV, from the coding sequence GTGACGGTCCCTCAAGAAGCCTCCCCGAGCGACGCGGACGACGTCGAGCGCCACCCCTGCCCGCGCTGCCGGGCCGAACCCGGCTCGCCGTGCCGCTCGCGCTCGGGCGCGGTCGCGGTCGCCGGCACCTACCACACCGGCCGCTTCACCAAGGTGCCCCGGCTCGCCAAGCTCCTGCGCGTGCCCACCCCCGCCGACCGCGGGCCCGGCCAGCCGTGGCGCCCCGGCACCCCGGTCCCGCTCACTCTCGCGCCGGACACCCCGAGTGCGGACATCCGCATCGGGTACGCGCGGTGCTCGACGCTCACCCAGGAACTCCAGTCCCAGCTCGACGCTCTCGCCAAGCACGGCATTCCGCGGGACAAGGTGTTCTCCGAGAAGATCAGCACCCGCGTACGGGTCCGGCCCCGGTTCGAGGCCGCACTCGCCCTCGCCCGCCAGATCAAAGCCCACGCCCCACACTGCCGCGTCATCTTCACCGTCTACGAGATGAAGCGCTTGGGCCGCGACGCTGCCGAACTCACCGCGCTCGCCGACCACCTCACCGCCCACGGCCTGGTCCTGGAGATGCTCGCCGGACCCCTGCCCGGGATGTACGACCCGAGCGGGCCCGGCCGCCTGCTGTTCGCGTTCTTCGCAGCGATGGCCGAGACCGAGCGGGAGAACATCCGGGAGTCGACCCTCGAAGGACTCGACACGGCGGCCCGCAAGGGCAAGCACGGCGGCCGACCACCCGTCATCACCGAGGACATGCTGCACACCGTGCTCCGCCGCCAGGCGAACGGCGAGTCGGTCGAACAGATCCAGCCCGACCTGATCATCCCCACCGGCAAGCGCAAGGGCCAGGCTCCCAGCGTCGCGAGCATCTACCGCGCGCTCGCCGAGCACGAGAAGAAGGAGGCGTACCCCGAGGCCATCGAGACAGCGCACGCCGACTTCGCCGCCCTCCAGCAGCGCGACCACAGCCCTGTGTAG
- a CDS encoding SLATT domain-containing protein, with amino-acid sequence MTPESDAVPDRDLYLLAQMREAFGRVVYSHKTHEKQADICFTKHRWQQGVLIALTAISSGTFLAAVIGLLGNAVLTSLATSSIALLVSWMSLGTKTFKFEEESAAHRGIASRLWDVRESYISLIADLMSGTVSNAEGRERRDELQQAARDAYADAPRTSSRAFARAQGGLQNNEEMTFTSREIDLFLPEALRLGEGEA; translated from the coding sequence TTGACACCCGAGAGCGACGCGGTGCCCGACCGCGACCTGTACCTTCTGGCGCAGATGCGAGAGGCCTTCGGGCGCGTTGTCTACAGCCACAAGACCCATGAGAAGCAGGCGGACATCTGCTTCACCAAGCACCGGTGGCAGCAGGGCGTCCTCATTGCTCTCACCGCGATCAGCTCGGGCACCTTCCTTGCTGCGGTGATCGGCCTGCTCGGCAACGCAGTGCTGACGAGCCTCGCGACCTCTTCTATTGCGCTCCTGGTCAGCTGGATGAGCCTTGGGACGAAGACCTTCAAGTTCGAGGAGGAGTCCGCGGCCCACCGCGGCATCGCCTCTCGACTGTGGGACGTCCGGGAGTCCTACATCTCCCTCATCGCCGACCTGATGTCCGGCACCGTCTCCAACGCGGAGGGCCGAGAGCGGCGGGACGAGCTGCAGCAGGCCGCGCGCGATGCGTACGCCGACGCGCCCAGGACGAGCAGCAGGGCGTTCGCGCGCGCCCAGGGCGGGCTGCAGAACAACGAGGAGATGACGTTCACCTCGCGCGAGATCGACCTCTTCCTCCCGGAGGCGCTCCGGCTCGGCGAAGGCGAGGCATGA
- a CDS encoding nitroreductase family deazaflavin-dependent oxidoreductase, which yields MPLKGEYEPSKAQFVRDQVELYESSGGTQGTTLQELPVVILTTLGAKSGKIRKTPVMRVEHDGSYAVIASMAGAPSHPVWYHNAVAEPRVELQDGPAREDMLAREVTGDEKALWWARAVEAFPDYAEYQTRTDREIPVLVLEPAPHAH from the coding sequence ATGCCCCTCAAAGGCGAGTACGAGCCGAGCAAGGCACAGTTTGTACGTGACCAGGTGGAGCTGTACGAAAGCTCCGGCGGCACGCAGGGAACGACGCTCCAGGAACTTCCCGTCGTCATCCTGACGACCCTGGGCGCGAAGAGCGGCAAGATCCGCAAGACCCCGGTCATGCGCGTGGAGCATGACGGTTCCTATGCCGTCATCGCCTCCATGGCCGGAGCCCCCAGCCACCCGGTCTGGTACCACAACGCGGTGGCCGAGCCCCGGGTCGAGCTCCAGGACGGCCCGGCGCGCGAGGACATGCTGGCCCGCGAGGTGACCGGGGACGAGAAGGCGCTGTGGTGGGCCCGGGCGGTAGAGGCGTTCCCCGATTACGCCGAGTACCAGACAAGGACGGACCGTGAGATTCCGGTCCTGGTTCTGGAACCGGCACCCCACGCGCACTGA
- a CDS encoding urease subunit gamma: MQLTPHEQERLLIHVAADVAEKRRARGLKLNHPEAVALITSHILEGARDGRTVAELMSSGRKLLTRDDVMEGIPEMIHDVQVEATFPDGTKLVTVHDPIV; encoded by the coding sequence GTGCAACTGACCCCGCACGAGCAAGAGAGGCTGCTGATCCACGTGGCGGCCGACGTGGCCGAGAAGCGCCGGGCCCGTGGTCTGAAGCTGAACCACCCCGAGGCGGTCGCTCTCATCACGTCGCACATCCTCGAAGGCGCCCGTGACGGCCGTACCGTCGCCGAGCTGATGTCCTCCGGGCGCAAGCTGCTCACCAGGGACGACGTCATGGAGGGCATCCCCGAGATGATCCACGACGTACAGGTCGAGGCGACCTTCCCGGACGGCACCAAGCTCGTCACCGTCCACGACCCGATCGTGTAG
- a CDS encoding SDR family oxidoreductase has protein sequence MSKVILVTGAGRGLGTLIAREALTAGHQVVATGRRPEEVEKTLGGPQDNLLVTRLDVTSLEDAEAAAQAAVDRFGRIDVLINNAGNLFTGYFEEISPAQMRQQFETNLFGPMNVTRAVLPIMRKQRAGHVITITSTAGLVGMEFTSAYAASKFAEEGWMESLRYDVEPYNIHTTIVEPGYFRTEFLTDGTTTWPELSIDDYAERTAPRVEGMKSMNGQQPGDPAKLARALLTIAGQDKPLLRFVAGADAIEAAEAKATELLAQAGASRELGGDLGHDDAHA, from the coding sequence ATGAGCAAGGTCATTCTCGTCACCGGTGCCGGACGCGGTCTGGGCACCCTCATCGCCCGCGAGGCCCTCACCGCCGGCCACCAGGTCGTCGCCACCGGCCGCCGCCCCGAAGAGGTCGAGAAGACCCTGGGCGGACCGCAGGACAATCTGCTGGTCACCAGGCTCGACGTCACCAGCCTGGAGGACGCCGAGGCCGCCGCGCAGGCCGCCGTTGACCGCTTCGGCCGCATCGACGTCCTGATCAACAACGCCGGGAACCTCTTCACCGGCTACTTCGAGGAGATCTCGCCCGCGCAGATGCGCCAGCAGTTCGAGACCAACCTCTTCGGCCCGATGAACGTCACCCGCGCCGTCCTGCCGATCATGCGCAAGCAGCGCGCCGGCCACGTCATCACCATCACCTCGACCGCCGGGCTTGTCGGCATGGAGTTCACCTCCGCCTACGCCGCCTCCAAGTTCGCGGAAGAGGGCTGGATGGAGTCCCTGCGCTACGACGTCGAGCCGTACAACATCCACACCACGATCGTGGAGCCCGGCTACTTCCGCACCGAGTTCCTCACGGACGGCACCACCACCTGGCCCGAGCTGTCCATCGACGACTACGCCGAGCGCACCGCCCCGCGGGTCGAGGGCATGAAGAGCATGAACGGCCAGCAGCCCGGCGACCCCGCCAAGCTCGCCCGCGCCCTGCTGACCATCGCCGGCCAGGACAAGCCGCTGCTGCGCTTCGTCGCCGGGGCGGACGCCATCGAGGCCGCCGAGGCCAAGGCGACGGAGCTCCTCGCCCAGGCCGGGGCCTCGCGCGAACTGGGCGGCGACCTCGGCCACGACGACGCCCACGCCTGA
- a CDS encoding AAA family ATPase, protein MYGKNFRTFGAASQKDGDKDASLRLDLGPATNVLVGENDSGKSAIVDAIRLCLLTTAADFYRIARDDFHVGPDGRAGTFTITCCRPRSSGPRSRPAALFLLAAPGPRPRYQAVTPGRAHRPD, encoded by the coding sequence ATGTACGGGAAGAACTTCCGGACCTTCGGCGCGGCGTCGCAGAAGGACGGTGACAAAGACGCCAGCCTGCGTTTGGACTTGGGTCCCGCCACGAACGTTCTCGTCGGAGAGAACGACAGCGGCAAGTCGGCCATCGTCGATGCGATCCGCCTGTGCCTGCTCACGACCGCGGCTGACTTCTACCGCATTGCGCGCGACGACTTCCACGTCGGACCGGATGGCCGCGCGGGCACCTTCACCATCACCTGTTGCCGACCTCGATCAAGCGGCCCGCGAAGTCGACCTGCTGCCCTCTTCCTTCTGGCTGCCCCCGGACCGCGGCCGCGCTACCAGGCTGTCACACCAGGCCGTGCGCACCGCCCGGACTGA
- a CDS encoding helix-turn-helix domain-containing protein, translating into MAGRNDPQGANRDIRDDFRAEIREFLGTRRAKVTPEQAGLPLYGGERRRVTGLRREEVALLAGISSEYYTRLERGNATGVSEGVIDGIAQALQLDEAERIHLLDLLRGAGTTRPPRRRPAQQRVRPTVQRVLDSMAGTPAFILSGRGDILAANHLGRALFSPVYADPTRPPNNARFVFLSPHATEFFRHWDEVANDAVAMLRAEAGRDLYDRRLTDLIGELSTRSEEFRRRWAAHNVRMHTTGVKLLHHPVVGDLDLPFETFPLPDGPSQFLLTYTAEPHSPSQDALNLLAIWATTNDTIERSAPAKDSEPADSAETPD; encoded by the coding sequence ATGGCAGGCAGAAACGACCCACAAGGCGCAAACCGGGATATTCGCGATGATTTCCGTGCAGAGATCCGAGAATTTCTCGGCACGCGACGGGCCAAGGTCACCCCCGAGCAGGCCGGACTGCCCCTGTACGGCGGGGAGCGCCGGCGGGTCACCGGGCTGCGCCGCGAGGAGGTCGCCCTCCTCGCGGGCATTTCCAGCGAGTACTACACCCGCCTGGAGCGCGGCAACGCCACCGGCGTCTCCGAGGGCGTCATCGACGGCATCGCGCAAGCACTGCAGCTCGACGAGGCCGAACGCATCCATCTGCTCGACCTCCTGCGCGGCGCCGGCACGACCCGCCCGCCACGCCGCCGCCCGGCCCAGCAGCGGGTACGGCCCACGGTCCAGCGCGTCCTGGACTCCATGGCCGGCACACCCGCGTTCATCCTCAGCGGCCGCGGGGACATCCTGGCCGCCAACCACCTCGGGCGCGCCCTGTTCTCCCCCGTCTACGCCGACCCCACGCGGCCGCCGAACAACGCCCGGTTCGTCTTCCTCAGCCCGCATGCCACCGAGTTCTTCCGCCACTGGGACGAAGTCGCCAACGACGCGGTCGCCATGCTGCGCGCCGAAGCCGGACGCGACCTCTACGACAGGCGACTGACGGACCTGATCGGGGAGCTGTCCACCCGCAGCGAGGAATTCCGCCGCCGCTGGGCGGCCCACAACGTCCGCATGCACACCACCGGGGTGAAACTCCTGCACCACCCGGTCGTCGGCGACCTCGACCTGCCCTTCGAAACCTTCCCGCTCCCCGACGGCCCCAGCCAGTTCCTCCTCACCTATACCGCCGAGCCGCACTCCCCCTCGCAGGACGCCCTGAACCTGCTGGCCATCTGGGCTACGACCAACGACACCATCGAGCGGTCTGCGCCGGCCAAGGACTCTGAGCCAGCCGACTCGGCCGAGACACCCGACTGA
- a CDS encoding phage capsid protein, whose amino-acid sequence MITQTEKAGHWRHTLAEQLHVQLLLDRAMLGSWVTPQCPAVEFDSGVSESLQSIGTTLDLLARAGAVSTATKVNVLHPEWDDTTLKTEVALILAETGAGAPDPVGTFPAT is encoded by the coding sequence ATGATCACGCAGACGGAGAAGGCTGGACACTGGCGGCACACCCTCGCCGAGCAACTGCACGTACAGCTCTTGCTCGACCGCGCGATGCTCGGCAGCTGGGTCACCCCACAGTGTCCCGCCGTCGAGTTCGATTCGGGCGTGTCCGAGTCCCTGCAGTCCATCGGAACCACGCTCGATCTGCTCGCCCGCGCCGGCGCCGTCAGCACCGCGACCAAGGTCAACGTGTTGCACCCCGAATGGGACGACACCACCCTTAAGACCGAGGTTGCGCTCATCCTCGCCGAGACCGGCGCCGGAGCTCCGGATCCGGTTGGTACTTTCCCCGCTACATAG
- a CDS encoding SDR family NAD(P)-dependent oxidoreductase, with translation MASKLTGTVALVTGASSGIGADTARRLAEQGATVALVARRKDRLETLADEIAQAGGSALAVEADITDRNQAEGAVWQTVERFGRLDILVNNAGLMLLGPVVGADPQEWERMIAVNVQGLLHTTHAALPHLLKAAEEGPRQVADIVNVSSIAGRQAWANYGVYNLTKFGVNGFTESLRQELAGRHVRVGVLEPGAVDTELLSHNNDTIRAEILDPFNEQHERLVPADIADGITYMVTRPRHAAIAELWVMPTDQA, from the coding sequence ATGGCTTCGAAACTGACCGGCACCGTCGCGCTCGTCACCGGCGCGAGCAGCGGTATCGGCGCCGACACCGCCCGCCGACTCGCCGAACAGGGGGCCACGGTCGCTCTGGTGGCCCGCCGCAAGGACCGCCTGGAAACGCTGGCCGACGAGATCGCCCAGGCCGGCGGCTCCGCGCTCGCGGTGGAGGCGGACATCACCGACCGTAACCAGGCCGAAGGAGCCGTGTGGCAGACGGTCGAACGGTTCGGGCGGCTGGACATCCTGGTCAACAACGCCGGGCTGATGCTGCTGGGACCGGTCGTCGGCGCGGATCCCCAGGAGTGGGAACGCATGATCGCCGTCAACGTCCAGGGCCTGCTCCACACCACCCACGCCGCCCTGCCGCACCTGCTCAAGGCCGCTGAGGAAGGGCCGCGGCAGGTCGCCGACATCGTCAACGTCAGCTCGATCGCCGGCCGCCAGGCATGGGCGAACTACGGGGTCTACAACCTCACCAAGTTCGGCGTGAACGGGTTCACCGAGTCGCTGCGGCAGGAGCTGGCCGGCCGGCATGTACGGGTGGGTGTCCTGGAGCCCGGTGCCGTCGACACCGAGCTGCTCTCGCACAACAACGACACCATCCGCGCCGAGATCCTCGACCCGTTCAACGAGCAGCACGAGCGCCTCGTCCCCGCGGACATCGCCGACGGGATCACCTACATGGTGACCCGGCCCCGGCACGCGGCGATCGCCGAACTCTGGGTCATGCCCACCGACCAAGCCTGA
- a CDS encoding aldo/keto reductase: MKHVSLGGLDVSRIGLGAMTMAGTYTTGAGLDDTESIRTIHRALDLGVTHIDTAEIYGPFHSEEIVGKAIKGRRDDVVVATKFGLVSHAGDGPGVVDSSAVNVKAAVEGSLKRLGTDHIDLYYQHRVDPNTPIEETVGALAELVAEGKVRHIGLSEAGPETIRRAHAVHPVAALQTEYSLWTRDVEAEILPLLRELGIGFVPYSPLGHGLLTGQIRTVDDFADDDWRKTNPRFTGENFHRNLRIVDEVQAIGAEIGATPAQTALAWILTRGDDIAPIPGTRRVARVEENTAADGIELTAAQLDRLNNLTPAAGERHDEANMASIDR, translated from the coding sequence ATGAAGCACGTATCGCTAGGCGGACTGGACGTCTCGCGCATCGGCCTGGGAGCCATGACCATGGCCGGCACCTACACCACCGGCGCAGGGCTCGACGACACCGAATCGATCCGCACCATCCACCGCGCGCTGGACCTCGGGGTCACCCACATCGACACCGCCGAGATCTACGGCCCCTTCCACAGCGAGGAAATCGTCGGCAAGGCCATCAAGGGCCGCCGCGACGACGTCGTCGTGGCGACGAAGTTCGGTCTCGTCTCCCACGCCGGCGACGGCCCCGGTGTCGTCGACAGCAGCGCCGTCAACGTGAAGGCAGCCGTCGAGGGCTCACTCAAGCGCCTCGGCACCGACCACATTGACCTCTACTACCAGCACCGCGTCGACCCGAACACGCCCATCGAGGAGACCGTCGGCGCGCTGGCCGAGTTGGTCGCCGAGGGCAAGGTGCGCCACATCGGCCTCTCCGAGGCCGGGCCCGAGACGATCCGCCGGGCACACGCCGTGCATCCGGTGGCCGCGCTGCAGACCGAATACTCCCTGTGGACCCGCGACGTCGAGGCCGAAATCCTCCCGCTGCTGCGCGAGTTGGGCATCGGATTCGTTCCCTACTCCCCGCTCGGCCACGGCCTGCTGACCGGGCAGATCCGCACCGTCGACGACTTCGCCGACGACGACTGGCGCAAGACCAACCCGCGCTTCACCGGCGAGAACTTCCACCGCAACCTGCGCATCGTCGACGAAGTACAGGCCATCGGCGCCGAGATCGGCGCCACCCCGGCCCAGACCGCACTGGCTTGGATTCTGACCCGCGGCGACGACATCGCCCCCATCCCCGGCACCCGGCGAGTCGCACGCGTCGAGGAGAACACCGCCGCCGACGGCATCGAACTCACCGCCGCCCAGCTCGACCGCCTCAACAACCTCACACCGGCCGCAGGCGAACGCCACGACGAGGCGAACATGGCCAGCATCGACCGCTGA
- a CDS encoding (R)-mandelonitrile lyase, with translation MELLKKPATMKLPAQWFTGDAYADVIYRGEEPSRARANTVRFTPGARTAWHSHGLGQTLYIVEGIALIQSRGNKIIEARPGDVVWTPPGEEHWHGAAPDQFMTHLALWETDEVAWLEHVSDTEYGGVRSSGRGCGHG, from the coding sequence ATGGAGCTCCTGAAGAAGCCGGCCACCATGAAGCTGCCCGCGCAGTGGTTCACCGGTGATGCCTATGCCGACGTGATCTACCGCGGCGAGGAGCCGTCCCGTGCCCGAGCGAACACGGTCCGCTTCACGCCCGGCGCCCGGACCGCCTGGCACAGCCACGGCCTCGGCCAGACGCTCTACATCGTCGAGGGCATCGCCCTGATCCAGTCCCGCGGCAACAAGATCATCGAGGCCCGCCCCGGCGACGTCGTCTGGACCCCGCCGGGCGAGGAACACTGGCATGGCGCGGCACCCGACCAGTTCATGACCCACCTCGCCCTGTGGGAGACCGACGAGGTCGCCTGGCTCGAACACGTCAGCGACACCGAGTACGGCGGAGTGCGGAGCAGCGGACGGGGCTGCGGGCATGGCTGA
- a CDS encoding type II toxin-antitoxin system Phd/YefM family antitoxin yields the protein MAYEIPVTQARAELADLINRVVYGGERVVVTRHGKPLVALVSAADLERLDELDKLDANAEEQVISSVSRVHEVASAPREHQRFGIAAEHRGSNPS from the coding sequence ATGGCCTACGAGATTCCGGTGACGCAAGCCAGGGCTGAGCTCGCCGACCTGATCAACCGGGTGGTGTACGGCGGCGAGCGCGTCGTCGTGACACGGCACGGCAAGCCCCTTGTCGCGCTGGTCTCCGCCGCCGACCTGGAGCGACTCGACGAACTCGACAAGCTCGACGCGAACGCCGAGGAGCAGGTGATCAGCTCCGTCTCGCGCGTCCACGAGGTCGCGTCCGCTCCTCGCGAACACCAGCGGTTCGGTATCGCGGCCGAACACCGGGGGTCGAACCCGTCGTAG